One window from the genome of Rhinolophus ferrumequinum isolate MPI-CBG mRhiFer1 chromosome 10, mRhiFer1_v1.p, whole genome shotgun sequence encodes:
- the LOC117028947 gene encoding olfactory receptor 2AP1 produces the protein MKNKTMFTEFILLGLTDVPELQVLVFTFLFLAYLLSISGNLTILILTLLDSHLQTPMYFFLRNFSFLEISFTNIFIPRVLISITTGNKSISFAGCFTQYFFAIFLGATEFYLLAAMSYDRYVAICKPLHYTTIMSSKLCTQLVLCSWLAGLIVIIPPITLMSQQDFCASNSLNHYFCDYEPLREISCSDTSLIEKIVFLVASVTLVVTLVLVILSYTFIIRTILKIPSAQQRTKAFSTCSSHMIVISLSYGSCFFMYIKPSAKEGDTFNKGVALLITSVAPLLNPFIYTLRNQQVKQAFKDTVKKFVNL, from the coding sequence atgaaaaataaaaccatgtttaCTGAATTCATCCTGCTGGGTCTAACAGATGTTCCTGAACTCCAGGTGTTGGTTTTCACCTTCCTGTTCCTCGCCTATTTACTCAGCATCAGTGGAAATCTGACTATCCTCATCCTCACTTTGCTGGATTCCCACCTTCAGACTCCCATGTATTTCTTTCTTCGGAACTTCTCCTTTTTAGAAATTTCCTTCACAAACATCTTCATTCCCAGGGTCTTAATCAGCATCACAACTGGAAACAAGAGCATCAGTTTTGCTGGCTGCTTCACTCAGTATTTTTTTGCCATATTTCTTGGGGCAACAGAGTTTTACCTTCTGGCTGCCATGTCCTATGATCGCTACGTGGCCATATGCAAACCTCTGCATTATACAACCATCATGAGCAGCAAACTCTGCACACAGCTCGTTCTCTGCTCATGGCTGGCTGGGTTAATTGTTATTATACCACCAATCACTCTGATGAGTCAGCAGGACTTCTGTGCATCAAACAGTCTGAATCATTATTTCTGTGACTATGAGCCCCTTCGGGAAATCTCCTGTTCAGACACAAGCCTCATAGAGAAGATTGTCTTTCTTGTGGCATCCGTGACCCTGGTGGTTACTCTGGTGCTAGTGATTCTCTCCTACACATTCATCATCAGGACTATTCTGAAGATCCCCTCTGCCCAGCAAAGGACAAAAGCCTTTTCCACGTGTTCTTCCCACATGATTGTCATCTCCCTCTCTTATGGAAGCTGCTTCTTCATGTATATTAAGCCCTCAGCAAAAGAAGGGGACACCTTTAACAAGGGAGTAGCTCTACTCATTACTTCAGTTGCACCTTTGTTGAACCCCTTCATTTACACCCTAAGGAACCAGCAGGTAAAACAAGCCTTCAAAGACACAGTCAAAAAATTTGTGAATCTTTAA